The proteins below are encoded in one region of Pseudomonas sp. SCB32:
- a CDS encoding DUF1631 domain-containing protein encodes MQKDANANVVPLNKSAAPEPSASSLAVRLPAAVVSVRDKVAVQLRQAMQALFDNADDTLFEMADRAGNNAEQSAYFEAMRDLRLKRKNIERDFLQKVFEQFAKLGQYEIGRASPLGAVSYDNLTLVQNDELEESVALDAMVAKVMSRDGIALGHLTTRFNKLVSRKVEDKTNPLGPRLLCEAFLEACQGLGVEIKVKLIILKLFDKYVLAEAEHLYAEANQTLIALGVLPELKNVPLRRPPQRTAPSQGSAAASGTGSVEQGGAQYLDSESQAAFSALQDLLSQVRGRTVAPTRAVPSDAVPITSSDLMRLLSHLQSHLPAQTIDEIDVRQHLDHLLTRVSSKSGRSRVVGQVDEDVINLVSMLFEFILDDRTLPDSLKALIGRMQIPMLKVAVLDKTFFSRGSHPARRLLNEIASAALGWGEQTDGQRDYLYQKIEQVVMRLLNDFVDDPAIFSELLEEFIVFTGDERRRSDLLEQRTRDAEEGRARAELARQDVEQVLNERLLGRTLPEVVVRLLQEAWSKVLLLTCLKHGTASNEWSAALVTMDDLIWSVEPHDDPDSRLRLLDKVPQLLKSLREGLTSAAFDPFSTGEFFSRLEGLHVQAFQRYKQAEEQRTAALDDDLPLLDEPLDAPVAAAPAPAAPAMVAVVAEIILAAPEEARVVEPEEVLADDDASLRRVDDLRVGSWVEIQEDEEHKLRCKLAAVIRPSCRYIFVNRTGMKVLEKTRMGLALEFRRNAVRLLDDALLFDRALESVIGNLRRLKNA; translated from the coding sequence ATGCAGAAGGACGCGAACGCGAACGTAGTGCCGCTGAACAAGTCGGCTGCTCCCGAGCCGTCGGCGAGTTCGCTTGCCGTTCGTCTGCCGGCGGCAGTGGTCAGCGTGCGCGACAAAGTGGCTGTCCAGTTGCGTCAGGCCATGCAGGCGCTGTTCGACAACGCCGACGACACCCTGTTCGAGATGGCCGATCGCGCCGGCAACAACGCCGAACAGAGCGCCTATTTCGAAGCCATGCGCGACCTGCGTCTCAAGCGCAAGAACATCGAGCGCGACTTCCTGCAGAAAGTCTTCGAACAATTCGCCAAGCTCGGTCAGTACGAAATCGGCCGCGCATCGCCGCTGGGCGCCGTTTCCTACGACAATCTCACCCTGGTCCAGAACGATGAGCTGGAAGAGTCCGTGGCGCTGGATGCCATGGTCGCCAAGGTGATGAGCCGTGACGGTATTGCCCTGGGGCACCTCACCACCCGTTTCAACAAGCTGGTCAGCAGGAAAGTCGAGGACAAGACCAACCCGCTGGGGCCGCGCCTGCTGTGCGAGGCGTTCCTCGAGGCATGCCAGGGGTTGGGGGTGGAGATCAAGGTCAAGCTGATCATCCTCAAGCTGTTCGACAAGTATGTGCTGGCCGAGGCCGAGCACCTGTATGCCGAAGCGAACCAGACGCTGATCGCCCTCGGCGTGCTTCCGGAATTGAAGAACGTACCGCTGCGTCGTCCGCCGCAGCGTACGGCGCCAAGCCAGGGAAGCGCCGCTGCCTCCGGCACCGGCTCGGTGGAGCAGGGCGGTGCGCAGTACCTGGACAGCGAGTCCCAGGCGGCCTTCTCCGCCCTGCAGGACCTGCTCTCACAGGTGCGTGGCAGAACCGTCGCGCCGACCCGCGCCGTACCTTCCGATGCGGTACCGATCACCAGCAGCGACCTGATGCGCCTGCTCTCCCACCTGCAGTCTCACCTGCCGGCGCAGACCATCGATGAGATCGATGTACGCCAGCACTTGGATCACCTGCTGACCCGCGTCAGCTCCAAGAGTGGCCGCTCTCGCGTGGTCGGCCAGGTCGACGAGGACGTCATCAATCTCGTCTCCATGCTCTTTGAATTCATCCTCGACGACCGCACCCTGCCGGACTCCCTGAAGGCCCTGATCGGCCGCATGCAGATTCCGATGCTCAAGGTCGCGGTGCTCGACAAGACCTTCTTCAGCCGCGGCAGCCACCCGGCGCGCCGCCTGCTCAACGAGATCGCCTCGGCGGCTCTGGGCTGGGGCGAGCAGACCGACGGCCAGCGCGACTACCTGTACCAGAAGATCGAGCAGGTGGTGATGCGCCTGCTGAACGACTTCGTCGACGATCCGGCGATCTTCTCCGAGTTGCTCGAGGAGTTCATCGTCTTCACCGGTGACGAGCGTCGCCGCAGCGATCTGCTCGAACAGCGCACCCGGGACGCCGAGGAGGGCCGCGCCCGTGCCGAGCTTGCGCGCCAGGACGTGGAGCAGGTTCTCAACGAACGCCTGCTGGGCCGCACGCTGCCTGAAGTGGTGGTGCGCCTGCTGCAGGAAGCCTGGAGCAAGGTGCTGCTGCTCACCTGCCTCAAGCACGGCACTGCGTCTAACGAGTGGAGCGCGGCGCTGGTTACCATGGACGATCTGATCTGGAGCGTGGAGCCCCACGACGACCCGGATTCACGTCTGCGCCTGCTGGATAAGGTTCCGCAGCTCCTCAAGTCGCTGCGCGAGGGCCTGACTTCTGCTGCCTTCGATCCGTTCTCCACCGGCGAATTCTTCAGTCGCCTGGAAGGGCTGCACGTGCAGGCCTTCCAGCGCTACAAGCAGGCCGAGGAGCAACGGACCGCGGCGCTGGACGACGACCTGCCGTTGCTCGATGAGCCGCTGGATGCGCCTGTGGCGGCCGCTCCCGCTCCCGCTGCGCCGGCGATGGTGGCCGTCGTGGCGGAAATCATCCTTGCTGCTCCCGAAGAGGCCCGGGTGGTGGAGCCCGAAGAAGTGCTTGCCGATGATGACGCGTCGCTGCGTCGGGTCGATGATCTGCGGGTTGGCAGCTGGGTCGAGATCCAGGAAGACGAAGAGCACAAGCTGCGCTGCAAGCTGGCGGCGGTGATCCGCCCGAGTTGCCGCTACATCTTCGTCAATCGCACCGGCATGAAAGTACTGGAGAAAACCCGTATGGGCCTGGCCCTGGAGTTCCGCCGCAACGCCGTGCGCCTGCTCGACGACGCCCTGCTGTTCGACCGCGCCCTGGAGTCGGTCATCGGCAACCTGCGCCGCCTGAAGAACGCATGA
- the ampD gene encoding 1,6-anhydro-N-acetylmuramyl-L-alanine amidase AmpD: MQLDPLTGWCQGAQHCPSPNFNARPDGEVVSLLVIHNISLPPGQFGTCKVQEFFQNRLDADEHPYFAGIAAMTVSAHFLIERDGSLFQFVSCNERAWHAGVSRFDGRENCNDFSIGIELEGTDCDPYSDRQYEVLAELTRQLQACYPAITPARIQGHCDIAPERKTDPGEAFDWARYFAAIGAKESI, from the coding sequence ATGCAGCTCGATCCTCTTACCGGCTGGTGCCAAGGCGCCCAGCATTGCCCCTCGCCGAACTTCAATGCCCGCCCGGACGGCGAGGTGGTGTCGTTGCTGGTGATCCACAACATCAGCCTGCCGCCGGGCCAGTTCGGTACCTGTAAGGTTCAGGAGTTCTTCCAGAACCGTCTCGACGCCGACGAGCATCCCTATTTCGCCGGCATCGCCGCCATGACCGTTTCCGCGCACTTCCTCATCGAGCGCGACGGTTCGCTGTTCCAGTTCGTGTCGTGTAATGAGCGCGCCTGGCACGCCGGCGTGTCACGCTTCGACGGGCGGGAGAATTGCAACGATTTTTCCATCGGCATCGAACTGGAGGGGACCGATTGCGATCCCTATAGCGATCGCCAGTACGAGGTGCTGGCGGAGCTGACACGGCAATTACAGGCGTGCTATCCGGCCATTACCCCGGCGCGCATCCAGGGGCACTGCGATATCGCCCCCGAGCGCAAGACCGACCCGGGTGAGGCGTTCGACTGGGCGCGCTATTTCGCCGCCATCGGAGCGAAGGAGTCGATATGA
- the ampE gene encoding regulatory signaling modulator protein AmpE — protein sequence MSFLVLLLVLVVEKLSSWRARLQRDSLWLGWLDTVGGVPSLVAKPWLGLLTALLPPLLLLALLLTLLEPVAYGLLALPVHLLVAVWSLGRGDILRATGPFRDAWRREDAQGAYHVAERDLGVQADNDDELLAQVQGTLVWQAYQAFFAVIFWYALLGPVAALTYRLLAIAAEQGRQPELRERAVQLRHAFDWLPARALVLSFALVGNFVAVSRSLLHDLLAWDVPAARLLAQAGYVAEDFNEGGLGAKGVASLDALWQLLVRSAVLWYAAFAVWTLLL from the coding sequence ATGAGTTTCCTGGTGCTGTTGCTGGTTCTGGTTGTCGAGAAACTCTCTTCCTGGCGCGCGCGCCTGCAGCGCGACAGCCTGTGGCTCGGCTGGTTGGATACCGTGGGCGGTGTGCCGTCGCTGGTGGCCAAACCCTGGCTCGGGCTGCTCACGGCGCTGTTGCCACCCTTGCTGCTGCTGGCGCTGCTGCTGACCTTGCTGGAGCCTGTCGCCTATGGGCTGCTGGCGCTGCCGGTGCACCTGCTGGTGGCGGTGTGGAGCCTGGGGCGTGGCGACATCCTGCGGGCCACCGGCCCGTTCCGTGATGCCTGGCGCCGCGAGGATGCCCAGGGTGCCTACCACGTTGCCGAGCGCGACCTTGGCGTGCAGGCCGACAACGACGACGAGCTGCTGGCGCAGGTACAGGGCACGCTGGTGTGGCAGGCCTATCAGGCGTTCTTCGCGGTGATCTTCTGGTACGCATTGCTGGGGCCGGTGGCCGCGCTGACCTATCGTTTGCTGGCCATCGCAGCGGAGCAGGGCAGGCAGCCGGAGTTGCGCGAGCGTGCCGTCCAGTTGCGTCATGCGTTCGACTGGCTGCCGGCGCGGGCGTTGGTGCTGAGCTTCGCCCTGGTGGGCAACTTCGTCGCCGTCAGCCGCAGCCTGCTGCATGACCTGCTGGCCTGGGATGTACCCGCCGCCCGGCTGCTGGCCCAGGCCGGCTACGTCGCCGAGGACTTCAATGAAGGTGGTCTGGGCGCCAAGGGTGTCGCCAGCCTGGATGCTCTCTGGCAGTTGCTGGTGCGCTCGGCGGTGCTTTGGTACGCGGCCTTCGCCGTCTGGACCCTGCTGTTGTAA
- a CDS encoding methyl-accepting chemotaxis protein, with protein MAATAQEVARSAAVAVGSAHNVNQETASGRALVESQVGSIQRLAGEIDESVAVINQLAADSASISRVLDVIKGIAEQTNLLALNAAIEAARAGEQGRGFAVVADEVRTLAKRTQQSTEEIEQMIARLQNGVGAAVKAMGSSHHTADGTVSQSEQVQLALENILQAVGAIVDQNQQIAAAAEQQTAVAHDIDQNIVQINQAGERTAEGASETERASRELTGQVVELKRLIGAFRV; from the coding sequence ATGGCGGCCACTGCCCAGGAGGTGGCGCGCAGCGCCGCCGTGGCGGTGGGCAGCGCGCACAATGTCAACCAGGAAACCGCCAGCGGCCGCGCCCTGGTGGAGTCCCAGGTGGGCAGCATCCAGCGCCTGGCCGGCGAGATCGACGAGTCGGTGGCGGTGATCAACCAGTTGGCGGCCGACAGCGCCTCCATCAGCCGCGTGCTGGATGTGATCAAGGGCATCGCCGAACAGACCAACCTGCTTGCGCTCAACGCCGCCATCGAAGCGGCGCGGGCTGGCGAGCAGGGCCGCGGTTTCGCGGTGGTGGCCGACGAGGTGCGCACGCTGGCCAAGCGCACCCAGCAGTCCACCGAGGAAATCGAGCAGATGATCGCCCGCCTGCAGAACGGCGTGGGCGCGGCGGTGAAGGCGATGGGCAGCAGTCATCACACCGCCGATGGCACTGTGAGTCAGTCGGAGCAGGTGCAGCTGGCGCTGGAGAACATCCTCCAGGCGGTGGGCGCCATCGTCGACCAGAACCAGCAGATCGCCGCCGCCGCCGAGCAGCAGACGGCGGTCGCCCATGACATCGACCAGAACATCGTGCAGATCAACCAGGCCGGTGAGCGCACCGCCGAAGGCGCCAGCGAGACCGAGCGCGCCAGCCGCGAGCTGACCGGGCAGGTGGTCGAGCTCAAGCGCCTGATTGGCGCGTTCCGGGTCTGA
- a CDS encoding TatD family hydrolase has product MQLIDTHNHLDCPDFADDRQAVLQRSRERGVIRQVLLGVSRENWEDVWTLVEQEPDLYAAIGLHPIYLARHRPEHLTALRDWLERLAGHPKLCAVGEIGLDYYLEDLDRDGQQAIFEDQLRAAIDFELPVLLHVRRSHAAVIATLKRFRSERQGIIHAFAGSREEAREYLKLGFRLGLGGAPTWPQANRLRKVVPEIPLESIVLETDSPDMAPAMYPYVRNSPEHLPEICAALAELKGVSPEELASASTRNAMELFGWT; this is encoded by the coding sequence ATGCAGCTGATCGACACCCACAACCACCTCGACTGCCCGGACTTCGCCGACGACCGTCAGGCGGTGCTACAGCGCAGCCGCGAGCGCGGGGTGATCCGTCAGGTGCTGCTAGGGGTGTCCCGCGAGAACTGGGAGGACGTCTGGACACTGGTCGAGCAAGAACCCGACCTGTATGCCGCCATCGGGCTACACCCGATCTACCTGGCGCGCCATCGGCCCGAGCACCTGACGGCGCTGCGTGACTGGCTGGAGCGCCTGGCGGGTCATCCCAAGCTCTGCGCAGTGGGTGAAATCGGCCTGGACTACTACCTGGAAGACCTCGACCGTGACGGCCAACAGGCGATCTTCGAGGATCAGCTGCGCGCCGCCATCGACTTCGAACTGCCGGTGCTGCTGCACGTGCGCCGCTCCCATGCGGCGGTGATCGCTACCCTCAAGCGCTTCAGGTCCGAGCGCCAGGGCATCATCCATGCCTTCGCCGGCAGCCGCGAGGAAGCCCGCGAGTACCTCAAGCTGGGTTTCCGCCTGGGGCTGGGCGGTGCGCCAACCTGGCCGCAGGCCAACCGCCTGCGCAAGGTGGTACCGGAGATTCCGCTGGAGTCCATCGTGCTGGAGACCGACTCGCCGGACATGGCGCCGGCCATGTATCCCTACGTGCGCAACAGCCCCGAACACCTTCCGGAGATCTGCGCGGCGCTGGCGGAGCTCAAGGGCGTCAGCCCGGAAGAACTGGCGAGCGCCAGCACGCGCAACGCGATGGAGTTGTTCGGCTGGACCTGA
- the cra gene encoding catabolite repressor/activator has product MKLSDIARLAGVSVTTASYVINGKAVQRRISAATVERVRAVIEEHGYHPDQQAASLRRGQTRTLGFVLPDLENPSYAKLAKLLEQGARARGYQLLIASSDDEPDTERQVLNLFRARRCDALIVASCLPGNDDSLARLLAIGVPVIAVDRQLDPQRFCSVVSDDREACQRLTASLLNPAPRSIALLGARSELIISQERAAGFRSALRDFKGQVLVEHGETFSRDCGRRLMEELLALQGQLPDALITTSYVLLEGVFDVLQARPEGWPAGLRIATFGDTQLLDFVPLKVNAISQQHALIAERALDLALSAIEQNSYTPGVHPVARTLKLRTE; this is encoded by the coding sequence TTGAAACTCAGTGATATCGCCCGCCTGGCCGGTGTTTCGGTCACCACCGCCAGCTATGTGATCAACGGCAAGGCCGTGCAGCGACGCATCAGCGCCGCCACGGTGGAGCGCGTGCGCGCGGTGATCGAAGAGCACGGCTACCACCCGGACCAGCAGGCCGCCAGCCTGCGCCGCGGCCAGACCCGTACCCTCGGCTTCGTCCTCCCGGACCTGGAAAATCCCAGCTACGCCAAGCTGGCCAAGCTGCTCGAACAGGGCGCCCGGGCCCGTGGCTACCAGTTGCTGATCGCCAGCTCCGACGACGAGCCCGATACCGAGCGCCAGGTACTCAACCTGTTCCGCGCGCGACGTTGCGATGCGCTGATCGTCGCCAGCTGCCTGCCGGGCAACGACGACAGCCTGGCCCGCCTGCTGGCCATCGGCGTGCCGGTGATCGCAGTGGACCGCCAGCTCGATCCACAGCGCTTCTGCTCGGTGGTCAGCGACGACCGCGAGGCCTGCCAGCGCCTCACCGCCAGCCTGCTGAACCCGGCGCCACGGAGCATCGCCCTGCTCGGCGCGCGCTCGGAACTGATCATCAGCCAGGAGCGGGCGGCGGGCTTCCGTAGCGCGCTGCGCGACTTCAAGGGACAGGTCCTGGTCGAGCACGGCGAGACATTCAGCCGTGACTGCGGCCGCCGGCTGATGGAAGAGTTGCTGGCGCTTCAGGGCCAGTTGCCCGATGCGCTGATCACCACCTCCTACGTCCTGCTCGAAGGTGTCTTCGACGTGCTCCAGGCCCGGCCCGAGGGCTGGCCCGCGGGGCTGCGCATCGCCACCTTCGGCGACACCCAGCTGCTCGACTTCGTCCCGCTGAAGGTCAATGCGATCTCCCAGCAGCACGCATTGATCGCCGAGCGGGCCCTGGACCTGGCGCTGAGCGCGATAGAACAGAACAGCTACACCCCCGGCGTACATCCCGTCGCGCGCACCCTGAAACTGCGCACGGAGTAA
- the ptsP gene encoding phosphoenolpyruvate--protein phosphotransferase gives MLELNAQQVRMDQRAADKQAALALLGAALEDDGLVAAGYLAGLQAREAQGSTYLGQGIAIPHGTPDTRHLVQRTGVRLMHFPEGVAWGDGQVVHLAIGIAAKSDEHLRLLQLLTVALGDGEMGEALRLAGSPEAVLQLLRGAPQTLLLDTQLVGLGVVAEDFDELTVLGARRLKKAGCVEPGFAAELHGSEALPLGDGLWWLHSAERVSRPGLAFVTPQRELNHAGLPVRGLFCLASRGDTHRAMFERLCDLLVDGRAGELALATTSRHVLEALGGELPVDWPSVRVPLANPHGLHARPSQVLMLLARDFEGEIRVRIAEADSAPVSIRSLSKLLSLGARRGQVLEFFAEPEIAERALEAVRLAVEQGLGEEVEPLPETSGPTAEVVEAIEAQAPAAPEAGSRLQAIAASPGIASGPAYLQVERHLRFAERGESVEAERRRLDEAQEAISAEIEALVKRTQVKAIRDIFVTHQALLEDPELADEVQSRLAEGASAEAAWSQVIERVASEQEALRDALLAERAADLRDVGRRVLARLCGAMGSMAPERPYILVMDEVGPSDVARLDRERVAGILTARGGATSHSAIIARALGIPALVGAGAAVLALAPDTLLLLDGDHGELLVSPSAESLAEAERRRDQRRRRAERAEARRHEPAITRDGHGVAVCANLGDTSGAAAAVEQGAEGVGLLRTEFVFMDNPQAPDEAMQEAEYRRVLDALDGRPLVARTLDVGGDKPLPYWPIPQEENPYLGVRGVRLTLQRPQIFQTQLRALLRAAAGRPLRIMFPMVGQVQEWRQARDLTRQLCVELGGEHDLQLGIMVEVPSAALLAPVLAQEVDFFSVGTNDLTQYTLAIDRGHPTLSTQADGLHPAVLQLIDITVRAAHAHGKWVGVCGELAADVQAVPLLVGLGVDELSVSARSIPLVKARVRELELPVARELAQAVLALGSAAEVRERVAQALPEVN, from the coding sequence ATGCTCGAACTGAACGCGCAGCAGGTTCGCATGGACCAGCGCGCCGCCGACAAGCAGGCCGCCCTGGCCTTGCTCGGCGCGGCCCTGGAGGACGACGGACTGGTCGCCGCCGGCTATCTCGCCGGTCTGCAGGCCCGCGAAGCGCAGGGCTCCACCTACCTTGGCCAGGGCATCGCGATACCCCACGGCACACCGGACACCCGCCACCTGGTACAGCGGACCGGTGTGCGCCTGATGCATTTCCCCGAGGGCGTCGCCTGGGGGGATGGGCAAGTGGTGCACCTGGCCATCGGCATCGCCGCCAAGTCAGACGAACACCTGCGCCTGCTGCAATTGCTGACCGTTGCCCTGGGGGATGGCGAGATGGGCGAGGCTTTGCGCCTGGCCGGGAGTCCTGAAGCTGTCCTGCAACTGCTGCGTGGCGCGCCACAGACGTTGCTGCTGGATACGCAACTGGTCGGCCTGGGCGTCGTCGCTGAGGACTTCGACGAGCTTACCGTGCTGGGCGCGCGCCGGCTGAAGAAGGCTGGCTGCGTCGAACCCGGCTTCGCCGCCGAGTTGCACGGCAGCGAGGCGCTGCCGCTGGGTGACGGGCTCTGGTGGCTGCACAGCGCCGAGCGCGTCTCGCGGCCGGGCCTGGCCTTCGTCACCCCGCAGCGCGAGCTGAATCATGCCGGGTTGCCGGTGCGCGGGCTGTTCTGCCTGGCCAGCCGGGGCGATACGCACCGGGCGATGTTCGAACGCCTGTGCGACCTGCTGGTGGACGGCCGCGCGGGTGAGCTGGCGCTGGCCACGACCAGCCGCCATGTGCTGGAGGCCCTGGGCGGCGAGCTGCCGGTCGACTGGCCGAGCGTGCGGGTGCCGCTGGCCAACCCGCACGGGCTGCATGCTCGCCCGTCGCAGGTATTGATGCTGCTGGCGCGGGACTTCGAGGGCGAAATTCGCGTGCGCATCGCCGAAGCCGATAGTGCGCCGGTGTCGATCCGCAGCCTGAGCAAGCTGCTCAGCCTCGGCGCGCGGCGTGGGCAGGTGCTGGAGTTCTTCGCCGAGCCGGAGATCGCCGAGCGCGCGCTGGAGGCCGTGCGCCTGGCGGTGGAGCAGGGGCTGGGCGAGGAAGTCGAGCCGCTGCCCGAAACCTCCGGGCCCACTGCCGAAGTCGTTGAGGCCATCGAAGCGCAAGCGCCCGCCGCGCCGGAAGCGGGCAGCCGCCTGCAGGCCATTGCCGCGTCTCCCGGGATCGCCAGCGGGCCCGCTTATCTGCAGGTCGAGCGCCACTTGCGGTTCGCCGAGCGCGGCGAATCCGTCGAGGCCGAGCGCCGGCGCCTGGATGAGGCGCAGGAGGCGATTTCCGCCGAGATCGAGGCGCTGGTGAAGCGCACCCAGGTCAAGGCCATCCGCGACATCTTCGTCACCCACCAGGCCTTGCTGGAGGACCCGGAGCTGGCCGACGAAGTGCAGTCGCGCCTGGCCGAAGGCGCCAGCGCGGAGGCCGCCTGGAGCCAGGTGATCGAACGGGTCGCCAGTGAGCAGGAAGCGCTGCGCGACGCCCTGCTGGCGGAGCGTGCCGCCGACCTGCGCGACGTTGGTCGTCGAGTGCTGGCGCGCCTGTGCGGCGCAATGGGCAGCATGGCGCCGGAGCGACCGTACATCCTGGTGATGGACGAGGTCGGCCCCTCCGATGTTGCGCGGCTGGACCGCGAGCGGGTGGCCGGCATTCTCACCGCACGCGGCGGGGCGACCTCGCATAGCGCGATCATTGCCCGCGCGTTGGGCATCCCTGCGCTGGTGGGCGCTGGCGCCGCAGTGCTGGCGCTGGCCCCCGATACTCTACTGTTGCTCGACGGTGATCACGGCGAACTGCTGGTTTCACCGAGTGCCGAGTCACTGGCCGAGGCCGAGCGTCGGCGTGATCAGCGGCGGCGCCGGGCCGAACGGGCTGAGGCGCGCCGTCATGAACCGGCGATCACCCGCGACGGCCACGGGGTGGCGGTCTGCGCCAATCTCGGCGACACCTCCGGCGCCGCGGCAGCGGTGGAGCAGGGCGCGGAAGGCGTTGGCCTGCTGCGTACCGAATTCGTGTTCATGGACAACCCCCAGGCGCCGGATGAGGCGATGCAGGAGGCCGAGTACCGCCGCGTGCTCGACGCCCTCGACGGACGTCCGCTGGTGGCGCGCACGCTCGATGTGGGCGGCGACAAGCCGCTGCCTTACTGGCCGATCCCGCAGGAGGAGAACCCCTACCTTGGCGTGCGCGGGGTGCGCCTGACCCTGCAGCGTCCGCAAATCTTCCAGACCCAGCTGCGCGCGTTGCTGCGGGCCGCCGCCGGACGCCCGCTGCGCATCATGTTCCCGATGGTCGGGCAGGTGCAGGAGTGGCGGCAGGCGCGCGACCTGACCCGGCAGCTCTGCGTGGAGCTGGGCGGCGAGCACGACCTGCAACTGGGCATCATGGTCGAGGTGCCGTCGGCGGCATTACTGGCTCCGGTGTTGGCGCAGGAGGTGGACTTCTTCAGCGTCGGCACCAACGACCTGACCCAATACACCCTGGCCATCGACCGTGGCCATCCGACCCTCTCGACGCAGGCCGATGGTCTGCACCCGGCGGTGTTGCAACTGATCGACATCACCGTGCGCGCGGCCCATGCCCACGGCAAGTGGGTGGGCGTCTGCGGCGAACTGGCGGCGGATGTGCAGGCCGTGCCGCTGCTGGTGGGGTTGGGAGTGGATGAGTTGAGCGTGTCGGCGCGCAGCATCCCGCTGGTGAAGGCGCGGGTGCGAGAGCTCGAGTTGCCGGTTGCCCGTGAACTGGCGCAGGCCGTGCTGGCCCTGGGTTCCGCTGCCGAGGTGCGCGAACGCGTCGCCCAGGCCCTGCCGGAGGTGAACTGA
- the pfkB gene encoding 1-phosphofructokinase: protein MARILTVTLNPALDLTVRLPRLDVGEVNRSESVLSQAAGKGLNVAQVLADLGHSLSVTGFLGADNAPPFEALFQRRGFVDAFVRVPGETRSNIKLAEGGGRITDINGPGPEVSAPEQDALLDRLDRIASEHELVVVAGSLPRGVDPDWLRELLLRLGRRGLKVAFDSSGAALRAGLDAAPWLIKPNDTELAEACGQPLDTPAALAAQAEALRARGIEQVVLSQGAEGVRWFGPLGNWRAVPPKVEVASTVGAGDSLLAGMLHGLLEGWPAERVLRHATAVAALAVTQFEFGIGDAPRLIQIQDGVQVQAQA, encoded by the coding sequence ATGGCGCGCATCCTCACCGTGACCCTGAATCCCGCACTGGACCTGACGGTACGCCTGCCCCGGCTCGACGTCGGCGAGGTCAACCGCAGCGAGTCGGTGCTCAGCCAGGCGGCCGGCAAGGGGCTGAACGTCGCCCAGGTGCTGGCCGACCTCGGGCACTCCCTGAGCGTGACCGGCTTCCTCGGGGCGGACAACGCCCCGCCATTCGAGGCGCTGTTCCAGCGCCGTGGTTTCGTCGATGCCTTCGTCCGCGTGCCGGGGGAAACCCGCAGCAATATCAAGCTGGCCGAAGGCGGCGGACGCATCACCGACATCAACGGCCCCGGCCCTGAGGTGAGTGCCCCTGAGCAGGATGCCTTGCTCGACCGTCTTGACCGCATAGCCAGCGAGCATGAGCTGGTGGTGGTCGCCGGCAGCCTGCCGCGCGGTGTCGATCCCGACTGGTTGCGCGAATTGCTGCTACGGCTGGGGCGGCGCGGCCTGAAGGTGGCGTTCGACAGCAGCGGTGCGGCTCTGCGCGCCGGGCTCGACGCGGCGCCCTGGCTGATCAAGCCGAACGATACCGAGCTGGCCGAAGCCTGCGGCCAGCCTCTCGATACGCCAGCGGCGCTGGCGGCGCAGGCCGAGGCGCTGCGTGCGCGGGGTATCGAGCAGGTGGTGTTGTCCCAGGGCGCCGAGGGTGTGCGCTGGTTCGGCCCTCTGGGGAACTGGAGGGCCGTTCCGCCGAAGGTCGAGGTGGCGAGCACGGTGGGAGCGGGTGACTCGCTGCTCGCCGGCATGCTGCACGGCCTGCTGGAAGGCTGGCCGGCCGAGCGCGTGCTGCGCCATGCCACGGCGGTGGCTGCGCTGGCGGTCACCCAGTTCGAGTTCGGCATCGGCGATGCGCCGCGCCTGATCCAGATTCAAGACGGCGTGCAGGTCCAGGCCCAGGCCTGA